One genomic region from bacterium encodes:
- a CDS encoding Rrf2 family transcriptional regulator has product MLSLSKKTDYALLVLTTLAQKPKDYVSLRELAVRKNMPYRFLAQVARALVHDGLIISREGSGGGYRLKKSAKKISVSDVVTAIEGGVALASCLSHSETECELAVNCPLKKGMPSIQRMVLKTLTKKTVADLLAAN; this is encoded by the coding sequence ATGCTATCACTTTCTAAGAAAACCGATTACGCGCTTTTGGTACTTACTACATTGGCGCAAAAACCAAAGGATTATGTTTCTTTGCGAGAATTGGCGGTGCGGAAAAATATGCCCTATCGTTTTTTGGCGCAGGTTGCGCGCGCGCTTGTTCATGATGGATTGATTATCAGTCGCGAGGGTTCCGGTGGCGGTTACCGCCTAAAAAAGTCAGCAAAGAAAATTAGCGTCAGCGATGTGGTTACCGCCATTGAGGGCGGTGTTGCACTGGCGTCATGTCTTTCACACAGTGAAACGGAATGCGAGTTGGCGGTTAATTGTCCGTTAAAAAAAGGCATGCCATCGATTCAACGGATGGTTTTAAAAACGCTTACTAAAAAGACGGTGGCAGATTTGTTAGCCGCGAATTAG
- the sufB gene encoding Fe-S cluster assembly protein SufB: MLTKKSKPFQLDRSNYDKINRGKLAYKTSAGLTAETVRKISKRKEEPAWLLEKRLQALKISKKLKMPKWAPSTDALDLNKITFYAEADHKEATNWEDVPKEIRSTFERLGIPEAERTVLAGTGAQYESLMAYHKLKEEWEKQGVIFENFDTAVKKHPEMVREYFMTKCVPIAYHKYAALHGAVFSGGTFIYVPKNVKVSMPLQAYFRMNAEGMGQFEHTLIIVDEGAELHYIEGCSAPRYDTASLHAGCVEIFVKKGARMRYSSIENWSKNTYNLNTKRAIVEKDGVMEWVSGNLGSGLTMLYPCSALIGEGAKTDFLSIAFAGKGQNQDTGTKVLHLAPRTTSTVISKSIAVDGGITTYRGQVKVVKGARGVATKSVCDSLLFDQSSVANTYPYIDVEEPHADIAHEASVGRVGEEQLFYLRTRGITEERAIQMIVSGFIEPIVKKLPFEYAVELNRLIELEMEGSVG, encoded by the coding sequence ATGTTGACTAAAAAATCCAAACCCTTTCAATTGGATCGCTCCAACTACGACAAAATAAATCGCGGTAAATTGGCATACAAAACATCCGCCGGGCTTACTGCAGAAACCGTGAGAAAGATTTCTAAACGTAAGGAAGAACCTGCTTGGCTTTTGGAGAAACGTTTGCAAGCACTGAAGATCTCTAAAAAACTAAAGATGCCGAAATGGGCACCTTCGACTGATGCGCTTGATTTAAACAAAATAACTTTTTACGCGGAGGCGGATCACAAGGAAGCGACTAATTGGGAAGATGTGCCAAAAGAAATTCGCAGTACGTTTGAAAGACTGGGAATTCCCGAAGCGGAACGAACCGTCTTGGCGGGGACCGGCGCGCAATACGAATCGCTGATGGCCTATCACAAGTTAAAAGAAGAATGGGAAAAACAAGGCGTGATATTTGAAAATTTCGATACGGCGGTTAAAAAACATCCGGAAATGGTGCGTGAATATTTTATGACAAAATGTGTCCCGATTGCGTACCACAAATACGCGGCGTTACACGGCGCGGTATTTTCCGGCGGAACATTTATTTATGTGCCGAAAAACGTGAAAGTGAGTATGCCGTTGCAGGCGTACTTTCGGATGAATGCTGAAGGCATGGGCCAATTTGAACATACTTTAATTATTGTCGATGAGGGCGCGGAATTGCATTATATAGAAGGTTGCAGCGCACCCCGCTATGATACGGCCAGTTTGCATGCCGGTTGCGTGGAAATTTTTGTAAAAAAAGGTGCGCGCATGCGTTACTCATCGATTGAGAATTGGTCTAAAAATACTTATAACCTAAATACTAAAAGGGCTATTGTGGAGAAAGACGGTGTAATGGAATGGGTGAGTGGTAATTTAGGTTCCGGATTAACAATGCTTTATCCGTGCAGTGCGCTGATTGGTGAGGGGGCTAAAACGGATTTCTTGAGTATTGCGTTTGCGGGCAAGGGGCAAAACCAAGACACGGGAACGAAAGTTTTGCACCTGGCGCCACGTACTACAAGCACAGTAATTTCTAAGAGTATTGCCGTAGACGGCGGAATCACTACATATCGCGGACAAGTGAAAGTTGTGAAGGGGGCAAGGGGAGTAGCCACTAAGTCAGTGTGTGATTCATTACTGTTTGATCAGTCGTCTGTAGCGAATACTTACCCATATATCGATGTAGAAGAGCCGCACGCGGATATTGCGCACGAAGCGTCAGTAGGCCGCGTTGGGGAGGAGCAGCTCTTCTACCTCCGAACCAGAGGAATTACCGAAGAACGAGCGATTCAGATGATCGTTTCCGGTTTTATCGAGCCGATTGTAAAAAAATTACCCTTTGAGTATGCGGTTGAATTAAACCGCTTGATTGAATTGGAAATGGAGGGAAGTGTCGGATGA
- a CDS encoding SufS family cysteine desulfurase, whose translation MSKISEKIKDQFPILKQKMHGKILVYLDSAATTQKPNSVIAAELAFYTTSNANVHRGVYALAERATADYLAAHQRVAQFIGAENLEEIIFTKNTTEAINLVAQSLPKELFKKKKILVSIMEHHSNLLPWQRLAEESDGSLEFVEFTKDGKLDLADLHRKLTKDVALVAVTHISNVLGVVNPVSKIAHLAHKQDALVLVDAAQSVARLPLDVKKMGVDFLVFSGHKMYGPMGIGVLYGRKVFLEKMEPFLLGGDMVTTVTRKTATWNDLPWKFEAGTPNVAGAMGLVAAIDFIDRIGIKNIWKHEQELVEYLLPRLTEIKELKIIGPSARAGVVSFTVAGLHSHDLASLLDLEGVAVRAGQHCAQPLLETLGIKECTRVSFSVTTTTEELDIFITALKKSIKILQRNG comes from the coding sequence ATGTCTAAAATATCCGAAAAAATTAAAGATCAGTTCCCTATTTTAAAACAAAAAATGCATGGGAAAATTTTAGTATATTTGGACAGCGCGGCAACGACGCAAAAACCAAATTCGGTGATCGCGGCGGAACTGGCTTTTTATACGACGAGCAACGCGAATGTGCACCGGGGAGTGTATGCTTTGGCTGAACGGGCGACGGCGGATTATTTGGCGGCGCACCAAAGGGTGGCGCAATTTATCGGAGCGGAAAATCTGGAGGAAATTATATTTACTAAAAACACCACGGAGGCGATTAATTTGGTTGCGCAATCGCTTCCGAAAGAGTTGTTCAAAAAGAAGAAAATTTTAGTTTCCATTATGGAACATCACAGTAATCTTTTGCCGTGGCAAAGATTGGCTGAGGAAAGTGACGGTTCACTGGAATTTGTTGAATTTACCAAAGATGGAAAATTGGATTTGGCAGATTTACACCGCAAATTGACGAAGGATGTTGCCTTGGTGGCCGTCACGCATATTTCAAATGTGTTGGGGGTTGTTAATCCCGTTTCCAAAATAGCGCATTTGGCGCACAAGCAAGACGCCTTGGTATTGGTTGATGCCGCGCAAAGCGTGGCGCGGTTACCGCTTGACGTCAAAAAAATGGGTGTGGACTTTTTGGTTTTTTCGGGACACAAAATGTACGGTCCCATGGGTATCGGCGTGCTTTACGGGCGAAAAGTCTTTTTGGAAAAAATGGAACCATTTCTTTTGGGTGGTGACATGGTAACTACTGTGACTAGAAAAACGGCGACATGGAATGATCTGCCGTGGAAATTTGAGGCGGGTACGCCCAATGTTGCCGGCGCGATGGGGCTTGTCGCCGCGATTGATTTTATTGATCGCATCGGCATCAAAAATATTTGGAAACACGAGCAGGAACTGGTTGAATATTTGCTTCCGCGTTTGACGGAAATTAAAGAATTGAAAATAATTGGGCCGTCCGCTCGTGCCGGGGTAGTCTCTTTTACGGTTGCCGGCTTACATTCGCATGATCTTGCCTCACTTCTGGATTTAGAGGGAGTTGCTGTTCGGGCCGGGCAACATTGCGCGCAACCGCTTTTAGAAACACTCGGTATTAAAGAATGTACGCGTGTTAGTTTTAGCGTAACAACAACGACTGAAGAGTTGGATATATTTATTACGGCGCTAAAGAAAAGCATTAAAATTTTACAACGCAATGGATGA
- a CDS encoding SufD family Fe-S cluster assembly protein, with protein MKKNIKIADGKTAEIIIDIAKDRNVFIEVGKLCNVTILEIIRGATNQGPTLDPTGSESGLQLKVNLIGKKSVINIHSLVVGLGGNKSKNEIEINHLARETNSAFTGYALLKNNAEHTWEISTVIENVAKKSVASQKINNLLLGENGVVKNRPALIIRNNDVSCSHAVATGHLDEEQLFYAQARGLTVEQSKSLMARGFVEPFIRLLPKNIQQEIIGKFDQGPTLDNLVQGRSLVGRRVTNSN; from the coding sequence ATGAAAAAAAATATAAAAATTGCCGATGGAAAAACGGCAGAAATTATTATTGATATTGCAAAAGATAGGAATGTTTTTATTGAAGTGGGGAAATTGTGTAATGTTACTATTTTAGAAATTATACGCGGGGCGACCAATCAGGGTCCGACCCTGGATCCGACAGGGTCGGAATCTGGATTGCAATTAAAGGTGAATCTTATAGGAAAAAAATCGGTGATAAACATTCATTCGTTAGTTGTCGGTTTGGGGGGTAATAAATCAAAAAATGAAATAGAAATTAATCATTTGGCGCGCGAAACTAATTCCGCATTTACCGGATATGCTTTACTGAAAAATAATGCCGAGCATACTTGGGAAATTAGTACGGTGATTGAAAATGTTGCAAAAAAGTCTGTAGCATCGCAAAAAATCAACAATCTTCTGCTTGGAGAAAATGGTGTTGTAAAAAATAGACCTGCTTTAATAATACGTAATAATGATGTTTCTTGTTCTCATGCCGTAGCGACGGGGCATTTGGACGAAGAGCAACTTTTTTATGCTCAAGCACGCGGTTTGACAGTTGAACAAAGCAAGAGTTTGATGGCGCGTGGTTTTGTAGAACCGTTTATTCGCTTGTTGCCTAAAAATATTCAGCAAGAAATTATCGGAAAGTTTGACCAGGGACCGACCTTGGACAATCTTGTCCAAGGTCGGTCCCTGGTTGGTCGACGTGTTACTAATAGTAACTAA
- a CDS encoding iron-sulfur cluster assembly scaffold protein, with protein MDESTEFYFREELMAHAKTPHNHGVIKGAVIRQKESNPLCGDEIEMFAQVEKSRLTEIKFEGSGCYISQATASMLTEKIKEMKLSAIQKMNEDSVMEMLGAVATPARKKCAMLSLWTIQKGIENYLNVKKKKDAK; from the coding sequence ATGGATGAATCAACGGAATTTTATTTTCGCGAGGAACTGATGGCCCATGCCAAAACGCCACACAATCATGGTGTGATTAAAGGTGCTGTTATTCGTCAAAAAGAGTCTAATCCTCTTTGTGGCGATGAGATTGAAATGTTCGCACAAGTGGAAAAATCAAGACTGACGGAGATTAAATTTGAAGGAAGCGGTTGTTATATTAGTCAGGCTACCGCATCGATGTTGACTGAAAAAATCAAGGAAATGAAATTGTCAGCGATTCAAAAAATGAATGAAGACTCTGTAATGGAAATGTTGGGGGCCGTAGCGACACCGGCCCGAAAAAAATGCGCGATGTTGTCGCTTTGGACAATCCAAAAGGGAATTGAAAATTATTTAAATGTTAAGAAGAAAAAAGATGCCAAATAA